A portion of the Brevundimonas pondensis genome contains these proteins:
- a CDS encoding HPr kinase/phosphorylase, producing MTMQPIHATAVARHTPAGWRGALIQGPSGVGKSDLALRLIGQGWRLIADDWTHLWASSGALYAAAPTAITGKIEVRGLGIVAAPLWPMTRIVLAVACTHEPVERLPEAAAWTWDGVMIPQLRLDPRPASAGQVVATALAAL from the coding sequence ATGACAATGCAACCCATCCACGCCACCGCCGTCGCCCGCCACACGCCCGCCGGCTGGCGCGGCGCCCTGATCCAGGGGCCGTCCGGCGTCGGCAAGAGCGATCTGGCCCTGCGGCTGATCGGCCAGGGCTGGCGACTGATCGCCGATGACTGGACCCATCTGTGGGCCTCCAGCGGCGCCCTCTACGCCGCCGCCCCGACCGCGATCACCGGCAAGATCGAAGTGCGCGGCCTGGGCATCGTCGCCGCGCCGCTATGGCCGATGACCCGGATCGTGCTGGCCGTCGCCTGCACGCACGAGCCTGTCGAACGCCTGCCGGAAGCCGCCGCCTGGACCTGGGACGGCGTGATGATTCCGCAGTTGCGGCTGGACCCGCGCCCAGCCTCGGCGGGGCAGGTGGTCGCAACTGCGCTCGCCGCTCTTTGA
- a CDS encoding PTS sugar transporter subunit IIA, translated as MIGLVIVTHGGLASEFLAAMEHVVGPQRGVAAICIGPEDDMERRRRDIVDAAAAVNDGDGVILLTDMFGGTPSNLAISVMEQTHAEVIAGLNLPMLIKLASVRGRESLETCVAHAQDAGRKYISVASWVLSGEK; from the coding sequence ATGATCGGGCTGGTGATCGTCACCCACGGGGGACTGGCCTCGGAATTCCTGGCGGCGATGGAGCACGTGGTCGGCCCTCAAAGGGGCGTGGCCGCGATCTGCATCGGCCCCGAGGACGACATGGAACGACGTCGCCGCGACATCGTCGATGCAGCGGCCGCCGTGAACGACGGCGACGGCGTAATCCTGCTGACCGACATGTTCGGCGGCACGCCCTCCAACCTGGCCATTTCCGTGATGGAACAGACCCACGCCGAGGTTATCGCCGGGCTGAACCTGCCGATGCTGATCAAGCTGGCCAGCGTGCGGGGTCGCGAGAGCCTTGAGACCTGCGTCGCCCATGCGCAGGACGCGGGCCGCAAGTACATCTCGGTGGCCTCCTGGGTTCTGTCGGGGGAAAAATGA
- a CDS encoding HPr family phosphocarrier protein: MSDAPVQATVNICNQRGLHARASAKFVKLASGFESEIRVTRDGVTVDARSIMGLLMLGAGIGCGVEIEAEGADAAEAVEALSDLVARKFDEDQ; this comes from the coding sequence ATGAGCGACGCGCCGGTTCAAGCCACCGTCAACATCTGCAACCAGCGCGGCCTGCACGCCCGTGCCTCGGCCAAGTTCGTCAAACTGGCCTCCGGTTTCGAATCCGAGATCCGGGTCACCCGCGACGGCGTTACGGTCGATGCCCGTTCCATCATGGGCCTGCTGATGCTGGGCGCAGGGATTGGCTGCGGCGTCGAAATCGAAGCCGAGGGCGCTGATGCGGCTGAAGCGGTCGAAGCGCTCAGCGATCTGGTGGCGCGCAAGTTCGACGAGGACCAGTAG
- a CDS encoding peptidase S1, with protein sequence MKTRVLAAAAALLLSAPFGAQAQDSSKTATYGEIVLRAGFTPDPYRVSVTAGGSIDAYADTPLPAACVGKVADAPDFEVTYEAGRLPLVFRTLSSVDTTLIINGPDGEWSCDDDGYGDGDAQVRFDKPRSGTYDVWIGTFGGGTANATLLITETP encoded by the coding sequence ATGAAAACACGGGTGCTTGCGGCTGCGGCCGCACTTCTGCTTTCGGCGCCATTCGGCGCCCAGGCCCAGGATTCCAGCAAGACGGCGACCTATGGCGAGATCGTGCTGAGAGCCGGCTTCACGCCGGACCCCTATCGCGTATCGGTGACGGCGGGCGGGTCGATCGACGCCTATGCCGATACGCCCTTGCCGGCGGCCTGTGTCGGCAAGGTCGCTGACGCGCCGGATTTTGAAGTCACTTATGAGGCTGGGCGACTGCCCCTGGTGTTCCGCACCCTGTCTTCGGTGGACACGACCCTGATCATCAACGGGCCGGACGGCGAGTGGTCCTGCGACGACGACGGCTATGGCGATGGCGACGCCCAGGTCCGTTTCGACAAGCCGCGCAGCGGCACCTATGACGTCTGGATCGGCACCTTCGGCGGCGGCACGGCCAACGCCACCCTGCTGATCACCGAAACGCCCTGA
- a CDS encoding dicarboxylate/amino acid:cation symporter, producing MNRIFAYLIIGAMILGVLVGWGVNQSLDADQAAAAAKNLNLITDVFLRLIKMIIAPLVFTTLVAGIAHMEDAASVGRIGVKTMTWFIGASVVSLLLGLIMVQLLQPGAGMHLPQAALATAPAASTDAFSLHGFVTHLVPTSIFDAMAKNEILQIVVFSLFVGTAVAALDDKAPAVLNLVEQAASIMLKVTEFVMKLAPLAIFAALASTIATQGLEMLAVYAKFVLGFYGSMALLWGLLFVAAALVLGRRVLPLFKVIRTPALLAFSTASSEAAYPRILDALPTVGVRRRIVSFVLPLGYSFNLDGSMLYCTFATMFIMQAHGVHLSVSQQVFMLLLLMVTSKGIAGIPRASLVVIMATLTYFGLPEAWIAIVLGVDHLLDMGRSATNVVGNSVAAAVVAKWEGELDDIPEGGGGAPGAAVV from the coding sequence ATGAACCGAATATTCGCCTACCTCATTATCGGCGCCATGATTCTCGGCGTGTTGGTCGGTTGGGGCGTCAATCAGTCCCTCGACGCGGACCAGGCTGCCGCGGCGGCCAAGAATCTCAATCTGATCACGGACGTCTTTCTGCGCCTGATCAAGATGATCATTGCGCCTCTGGTCTTCACCACTCTCGTGGCGGGCATCGCTCACATGGAGGACGCCGCCTCGGTCGGGCGGATCGGCGTCAAGACCATGACCTGGTTTATCGGCGCCTCGGTGGTGTCTCTGCTGCTGGGCCTGATCATGGTGCAACTGCTGCAGCCGGGCGCGGGCATGCACCTGCCGCAGGCGGCGCTGGCGACGGCCCCGGCGGCCTCGACCGACGCCTTCTCGCTGCATGGCTTCGTCACCCACCTGGTGCCGACGTCGATCTTCGACGCCATGGCCAAGAACGAGATCCTGCAGATCGTGGTCTTCTCCCTGTTCGTCGGCACGGCGGTCGCCGCCCTGGACGACAAGGCGCCGGCGGTGCTGAACCTGGTCGAACAGGCCGCCAGCATCATGCTGAAGGTGACCGAGTTCGTGATGAAGCTGGCCCCGCTGGCCATCTTCGCGGCCCTGGCCTCGACCATCGCCACGCAAGGTCTGGAGATGCTGGCCGTCTACGCCAAGTTCGTGTTGGGCTTCTACGGCTCGATGGCCCTGCTGTGGGGCCTGCTGTTCGTGGCCGCCGCCCTGGTGCTGGGCCGTCGCGTCCTGCCGCTGTTCAAGGTGATCCGCACCCCGGCCCTGCTGGCCTTCTCGACCGCCAGCTCGGAAGCCGCCTATCCGCGCATCCTGGACGCCCTGCCCACCGTCGGCGTGCGTCGCCGCATCGTCAGCTTCGTCCTGCCGCTGGGCTATTCGTTCAACCTCGACGGCTCGATGCTCTACTGCACCTTCGCCACCATGTTCATCATGCAGGCGCACGGGGTGCACCTCAGCGTCTCGCAGCAGGTCTTCATGCTGCTGCTGCTGATGGTGACGTCCAAGGGCATCGCCGGCATCCCGCGCGCCTCGCTGGTCGTCATCATGGCCACTCTGACCTACTTCGGTCTGCCGGAAGCCTGGATCGCCATCGTCCTGGGCGTCGATCACCTGCTCGACATGGGCCGCTCGGCCACCAACGTGGTCGGTAACTCCGTCGCCGCCGCCGTGGTGGCCAAGTGGGAAGGCGAGCTGGATGATATCCCCGAGGGGGGGGGAGGCGCTCCTGGGGCGGCTGTCGTCTGA
- a CDS encoding FadR/GntR family transcriptional regulator yields MDMSSPHPSTAPARASGHVVSAHDQIVRALAQDILSGTLAPGDKLPMEADLLVRFGVSRTALREALKTLSAKGFLSVKTRVGTRVTDSVHWNFFDKEVLVWRVAIGMDAEFRRHLAEVRRSLEPTAAALAAKHRTAADLAAMQAALDWMRREHASAQEFARADLALHLAIGAASQNPMIRSVAGVIETALLEAFTLSPPTRAADLHHDTVEAHARIVERIGAGDEAGAAQAMLAVIDAGYQRVEAEQSPAGKSAN; encoded by the coding sequence ATGGATATGTCTTCGCCCCATCCTTCGACGGCTCCGGCCCGCGCGAGCGGCCACGTGGTTTCGGCGCATGACCAGATCGTGCGCGCCCTGGCGCAGGATATCCTGAGCGGAACTCTGGCGCCCGGCGACAAGCTGCCGATGGAGGCGGACCTTTTGGTCCGCTTCGGCGTGTCGCGGACCGCCTTGCGCGAAGCGCTCAAGACCTTGTCGGCCAAGGGCTTCCTCAGCGTGAAGACGCGGGTCGGCACCAGGGTGACGGATAGCGTCCACTGGAATTTCTTCGACAAGGAGGTTCTGGTCTGGCGCGTGGCGATCGGCATGGATGCGGAGTTCCGCCGTCACCTGGCCGAGGTACGCCGCAGCCTGGAGCCGACCGCCGCCGCCCTGGCGGCGAAACACCGTACTGCGGCGGATCTGGCGGCCATGCAGGCGGCCCTGGACTGGATGCGCCGCGAGCACGCCTCAGCCCAGGAGTTCGCGCGCGCCGATCTGGCCCTGCATCTGGCCATCGGGGCGGCGTCCCAGAATCCGATGATCCGTTCGGTGGCGGGCGTGATCGAAACAGCCTTGCTGGAGGCCTTCACCCTCAGTCCGCCTACGAGGGCGGCTGATCTTCACCATGACACGGTTGAAGCCCATGCTCGCATCGTCGAACGGATTGGCGCGGGTGACGAAGCGGGCGCAGCCCAGGCCATGCTGGCCGTTATCGATGCGGGCTATCAACGTGTCGAGGCGGAGCAATCGCCGGCGGGAAAGAGCGCGAACTAG
- a CDS encoding IlvD/Edd family dehydratase — protein sequence MTQTSPKPLRSRAWFDNPSNPDMTALYLERYLNYGLTLEELRSGKPIIGIAQTGSDLSPCNRHHLELAKRVREGIREAGGVALEFPVHPIQETGKRPTAGLDRNLAYMGLVELLYGYPIDGVVLTIGCDKTTPACLMAAATVDIPAIALSVGPMLNGWHKGERVGSGNIIWKAREMMAAGEIGYEAFIDLVATSAPSVGYCNTMGTATTMNSLAEALGMSLPGSAAIPAPYRERPQVAYLTGKRIVDMVREDLKPSDILTRQAFENAIVVNSAIGGSTNAPIHLTALARHAGVDLPLQAWEEVGHHTPLLVNLQPAGKYLGEDFHQAGGVPAVVAELMRRGQIHEDALTVNGRTIGDNCRDASVVLPDVIRDFDTALVNDAGFLVLSGNVFDSAIMKTSVISAEFRDRYLSDPASPGAFTGSVVVFDGPEDYHHRIDDPAEDVTPDSILVMRGAGPVGHPGAAEVVNMRPPAYLIKQGVHALPCIGDGRQSGTSGSPSILNASPEAATGGNIALLKTGDRMRIDLNTRRVDVLIDETEMAERRAAFEAAGGYQYPASQTPWQEFQRAMIGELETGAVLEPAVKYHRIVDTLGLPRDNH from the coding sequence ATGACCCAGACCTCGCCAAAGCCGCTTCGCAGCCGGGCCTGGTTCGACAATCCGTCGAACCCCGACATGACCGCCCTCTATCTGGAGCGGTATCTGAACTATGGCCTGACGCTGGAAGAGCTACGCTCGGGCAAGCCCATCATTGGCATCGCCCAGACGGGCTCGGATCTCAGCCCCTGCAACCGCCACCACCTCGAACTGGCCAAGCGGGTGCGCGAAGGCATCCGCGAGGCGGGCGGCGTGGCCCTGGAATTCCCCGTCCATCCGATCCAGGAAACGGGCAAGCGCCCGACCGCCGGCCTGGATCGCAACCTGGCCTACATGGGTCTGGTCGAACTGCTGTACGGCTACCCGATCGACGGCGTCGTCCTGACCATCGGCTGCGACAAGACCACGCCGGCCTGCCTGATGGCGGCGGCGACCGTGGACATTCCCGCCATCGCCCTGTCGGTCGGCCCCATGCTGAACGGATGGCACAAGGGCGAGCGCGTCGGCTCGGGCAACATCATCTGGAAGGCCCGCGAGATGATGGCGGCGGGCGAGATCGGCTATGAGGCGTTCATCGACCTGGTCGCCACCTCGGCGCCCTCGGTCGGCTATTGCAACACCATGGGGACGGCGACGACGATGAACTCGCTGGCCGAGGCCCTGGGCATGTCCCTGCCCGGCTCGGCGGCCATCCCCGCCCCCTATCGCGAGCGGCCCCAGGTCGCCTATCTGACCGGCAAGCGCATCGTCGACATGGTGCGTGAGGACCTGAAGCCGTCAGACATCCTGACCCGCCAGGCCTTCGAGAACGCCATCGTCGTCAACTCGGCCATCGGCGGCTCGACCAACGCCCCCATCCACCTGACCGCTCTGGCCCGCCACGCGGGCGTTGATCTGCCTCTGCAGGCCTGGGAAGAGGTGGGCCACCACACGCCCCTGCTGGTGAACCTGCAGCCCGCCGGAAAGTACCTGGGCGAGGACTTCCATCAGGCCGGCGGCGTGCCCGCCGTGGTCGCCGAACTGATGCGGCGCGGCCAGATCCATGAGGATGCCCTGACCGTCAACGGCCGGACCATCGGCGACAACTGCCGGGACGCCAGCGTGGTCCTGCCCGACGTCATCCGCGACTTCGACACGGCCCTTGTGAACGACGCCGGTTTCCTGGTCCTGTCGGGCAATGTCTTTGACAGCGCCATCATGAAGACCAGCGTCATCAGCGCCGAGTTCCGAGACCGCTACCTGTCCGATCCTGCCAGCCCCGGCGCCTTTACCGGCAGTGTGGTCGTGTTCGACGGGCCCGAGGACTATCACCACCGCATCGACGATCCCGCCGAAGACGTCACCCCCGACAGCATCCTGGTGATGCGCGGTGCGGGTCCCGTCGGCCATCCCGGCGCGGCCGAAGTCGTCAACATGCGGCCGCCCGCTTATCTGATCAAACAGGGGGTCCACGCCCTGCCCTGCATCGGCGACGGGCGCCAGTCCGGCACCTCGGGCTCGCCCTCGATCCTGAACGCTTCGCCCGAGGCGGCGACGGGCGGCAATATCGCCCTGCTGAAGACCGGCGACCGGATGCGGATCGACCTGAATACGCGTCGCGTGGACGTGCTGATCGACGAGACCGAGATGGCCGAGCGCCGCGCCGCCTTCGAGGCCGCCGGCGGCTATCAGTACCCCGCGTCGCAGACGCCCTGGCAGGAGTTCCAGCGCGCCATGATCGGCGAGCTGGAGACGGGCGCCGTGCTGGAGCCCGCCGTCAAATACCACCGCATCGTCGATACCCTGGGCCTGCCCCGCGACAACCACTGA